In Flavobacteriales bacterium, one genomic interval encodes:
- a CDS encoding efflux RND transporter periplasmic adaptor subunit, whose translation MRYLLPIALILLLGACRSEPTTTAAPEATMDHATDHGPEVVLTADQVKAIGLVTGTMEQRGLKSSLKANGHLALPPDQNAQVSILIGGLVRSVLVEEGQHVEKGTLLATLESLEHLQLQQDYLVTVSDLDVFDADLTRQQDLQTDRINATKTVERAQADASSARARKAGLAAKLRLFGTDPARLTPENMSAAYSVRAPITGNLKRINVNLGQFAEPNKPLFEIVDTRRLHIDLNVFEQDVAKVKIGQQVVFGHAGEPVGQHTAVVFAINKAFETDQQAVLVHARLDDTGEELLPGMYIEALIRIDSTQAWSLPNDAVVSNGDEHYIFVEEGTGAASEAGTGTFRQVSVRIGASELGYTEVKPLTALEPDARIVIKGAYYLLSELTKGSGEHGH comes from the coding sequence ATGCGCTACCTCCTCCCCATCGCGCTGATATTACTGCTCGGTGCATGCAGAAGCGAACCCACCACGACCGCTGCACCAGAAGCAACGATGGATCATGCCACGGATCACGGCCCGGAGGTAGTGCTCACTGCAGATCAAGTGAAAGCGATCGGCTTGGTAACAGGAACAATGGAACAACGCGGATTGAAGTCGTCCTTGAAAGCGAACGGGCATCTTGCACTACCTCCGGACCAGAATGCGCAAGTGAGCATACTGATCGGCGGTCTGGTAAGGTCGGTGCTGGTGGAAGAAGGACAGCATGTGGAGAAAGGCACCCTGCTCGCCACCTTGGAGAGCTTGGAGCATCTGCAATTGCAACAGGACTATCTGGTAACGGTATCCGATCTGGACGTATTCGATGCGGACCTTACGCGTCAACAGGATCTACAGACCGATCGCATCAATGCAACAAAAACAGTGGAACGCGCACAGGCCGATGCAAGCAGCGCACGTGCGCGCAAAGCAGGGTTGGCCGCCAAGCTGCGGCTCTTCGGAACGGATCCCGCGCGACTGACACCGGAGAACATGAGTGCGGCCTATTCCGTGCGTGCACCCATCACCGGTAACCTGAAACGCATCAACGTCAACCTCGGCCAATTCGCAGAACCCAACAAACCACTCTTCGAGATCGTGGACACGCGCCGGTTGCACATCGACCTGAATGTGTTCGAGCAGGATGTGGCCAAGGTGAAGATCGGTCAGCAGGTCGTCTTCGGACATGCAGGGGAACCGGTGGGCCAACATACCGCCGTTGTCTTCGCGATCAACAAAGCATTCGAGACGGATCAACAAGCCGTGTTGGTGCATGCACGCTTGGATGATACCGGTGAGGAATTGTTGCCGGGCATGTACATCGAAGCACTGATCAGGATCGACAGCACACAGGCATGGAGCCTACCGAACGATGCCGTGGTGAGCAATGGCGATGAACATTACATCTTTGTTGAGGAAGGAACAGGGGCGGCCTCTGAGGCTGGCACCGGCACGTTCCGGCAAGTGTCGGTGCGCATTGGTGCAAGTGAGTTAGGCTACACGGAAGTGAAACCATTGACCGCTTTGGAGCCGGATGCGCGGATCGTGATCAAGGGTGCGTACTACCTGCTGAGCGAACTAACAAAAGGTTCGGGGGAACACGGGCATTGA
- a CDS encoding EamA family transporter, with product MERSVLFALISMVFAGITAVIAKLGMKNVSGDVALAVRTTLIFALVWINSLAFRQVTELKLLTRNDLLFLCLSGVTTFLSWLFYYRAMKEGSVALVSTIDKASIVITILLSVWILKEPLTWRLALGGSLMVAGLVVLVWK from the coding sequence ATGGAACGCTCTGTGCTCTTTGCGTTGATCTCCATGGTCTTCGCTGGTATTACAGCGGTGATCGCCAAGCTCGGCATGAAGAACGTGAGCGGCGATGTGGCGCTCGCGGTGCGCACCACGCTGATCTTTGCGTTGGTGTGGATCAATTCACTCGCGTTCCGGCAGGTAACGGAATTGAAATTGCTCACACGCAATGACCTGTTGTTCCTGTGCCTCTCCGGCGTTACAACATTCCTATCGTGGCTCTTCTATTACCGCGCTATGAAAGAGGGGAGTGTAGCGTTGGTCTCCACGATCGATAAGGCCAGCATTGTGATCACCATCCTGCTCTCCGTGTGGATCCTGAAGGAACCGCTCACATGGCGTTTGGCGCTCGGCGGTTCGTTGATGGTCGCTGGGTTGGTGGTGCTGGTTTGGAAGTGA
- a CDS encoding aldo/keto reductase: protein MRYRRLGTSGLQVSEVSLGSWLTFGKQITDPVAEKLMKVAYDGGINFFDNAEIYARGESERVMGKVLKKMKWSRDSWIVSSKVFFGAGGKLPTQVGLHRKHVVEGCNDALKRLQVEYIDLFFCHRLDKNTPIEETVWTMHQLIMAGKILYWGTSEWSAQEIMEAHMFAKQNHLIGPIMEQPQYNMFHRDKVEVEFSQVYKTVGLGTTIWSPLASGILSGKHRDTKASKGTRLTMEGLDWLRERELTEARLKKVDKLKVIAEKLDLSLPVMSLAWCLKNPNVSTVILGASKEAQLKENLGAVEAQDKLTTAVMEKIAKVLDNEPVRPLF, encoded by the coding sequence ATGCGCTACCGCAGACTAGGCACATCCGGCCTCCAAGTATCAGAAGTTTCATTGGGCTCTTGGCTCACGTTCGGTAAGCAGATCACCGATCCCGTTGCAGAAAAGTTGATGAAGGTCGCCTACGATGGTGGCATCAACTTCTTCGACAATGCAGAGATCTACGCACGCGGAGAAAGTGAGCGCGTCATGGGCAAAGTGTTGAAGAAGATGAAGTGGAGCCGCGATTCGTGGATCGTGAGCAGCAAGGTGTTCTTTGGTGCGGGTGGCAAATTGCCGACACAGGTCGGGTTGCACCGCAAGCATGTTGTTGAAGGGTGTAACGATGCGCTCAAGCGATTGCAAGTGGAATACATCGACCTCTTCTTCTGTCATCGGCTGGACAAGAACACACCGATCGAAGAGACCGTGTGGACCATGCACCAACTGATCATGGCAGGCAAGATCCTGTATTGGGGAACCAGTGAATGGAGTGCGCAGGAGATCATGGAAGCGCATATGTTCGCCAAGCAGAACCATTTGATCGGACCGATCATGGAGCAACCGCAATACAACATGTTCCACCGCGATAAAGTGGAAGTGGAATTCAGCCAAGTTTACAAGACCGTTGGACTAGGCACAACGATCTGGAGTCCGTTGGCGAGCGGCATACTCAGCGGAAAACACCGTGACACCAAAGCGAGCAAAGGAACCCGCCTCACCATGGAAGGGTTGGATTGGTTGCGTGAACGCGAGCTGACCGAAGCGCGCTTGAAGAAAGTGGATAAGCTGAAAGTGATCGCCGAAAAGCTGGATCTCTCACTTCCTGTAATGTCGCTTGCGTGGTGTTTGAAGAACCCGAACGTTAGCACGGTGATCCTTGGCGCAAGCAAGGAAGCACAGCTCAAAGAGAACCTTGGTGCTGTGGAAGCGCAGGACAAGTTGACCACCGCGGTGATGGAAAAGATCGCGAAAGTGCTGGACAACGAACCGGTACGGCCGTTGTTCTGA
- a CDS encoding CusA/CzcA family heavy metal efflux RND transporter codes for MIDRIITFSVRNKLITGLLLLALIGWGAYSVSRLPIDALPDVTNNQVLVNTIAPNLATQEVEKFITFPLEQAFKNLPDVVELRSVSRSGLSVITVVFKDALDPNLARQWVGERILQVQANIPPGYGTPEIAPPTTGTGEIYQYTLAVDSAHKDKYDLIELRTLQDWVVRQHLLGVPGVIDVSSFGGLLKQYEVSVDARRLAGAKLSLLDVFAALQNNNSNTGGSYIEKGPNIYFIRGEGLVTSLKDMENIVVSSRGGSPVRIRDVAEVRFGHAVRYGALTRNGEGEAVGGVVLMLKGANALATVTAVKERMVDVQHSLPEGVHIDAFVDRAKLVNKTIGTVEHNLLMGALIVIGVLILLLGNWRAGLIVATVIPLALLFAISCMVVAGQSANLMSMGALDFGLIVDGAVIVVEGMMFALHQRFGGQRLSRECMDDETITSAGSIMKSAVFGQVIILIVYVPIFALIGVEGKMFRPMAFTVSFAIIGALILSLTYVPWATSIFLSKDIPKGESWSERMIHRLQNWYAPKLRFLLHHHRMVLGSALLLFLVAMVAFDRLGGEFIPELDEGDFATNVVIRQGSNLSESIQVSNELARILMKNFPEVKEVVGKIGSSEIPTDPMPIESQDLLIVMKDKDQWVTTKDREHMADLMSEKMNVIPGLNLSFEQPIQMRFNELIAGVKSDIAVKIYGDDLDQLFKSGNEVAALIGTIDGATDIKVEQVVGMPQLVVNYDRERVAQYGLNIADLNRVLNTALAGGHAGVVYEGERRFDLVVRLADMRDADADKVKSILVPLPNGAQMPLGQLAEIGFQSAPAQVSRENGARRIVVETNVRGRDIQSVAKDIQKAIDAKLKLPTGYFVEYGGTFKNLEQASARLMLTVPLALALIFILLFFAFGSVKQALIIFSAVPLAAVGGVFALSIRSLDFSISAGIGFIALFGVAVLNGIVLISYFDQLERSRDAALDDGSGITDDEKAERITERVISGTLARLRPVLATAAVASLGFLPMALSNSEGSEVQRPLATVVIGGLISSTLLTLVVLPVLYHLVYTRRRKRSSGTSATVVPALLLLLFVGTSAQAQVLPLDSAVSRALRTHPTITAAELNVQQQEVLRRTAFQLNPINAQYQHGQINSGYARDFNLQATTGIDFPTVIAQRAAYLKESLRLAEADQLTTRSVVKESAGGAYLQWTMAAEQIALLKRLDTIYSRLATYADRKFEVGQTGRLEKVSAQSSADQIAIELRRAEGDLAVYQAELERWTGGLNGALPDTNSMTLLAHAPDPDVGMDPVLLQEQQRVALAEKAWKLERSQWAPSLQGGGFYQSLDGLSPFSGYLIGASMPLPGSGQGVRTKAARLRSEIAQQQFEDVRRTRSTELIRTRTRLVQLRENLAYYEGTGTALASTLRGDAERAYLNGDVGYMEFIQGVDRSYRIDSEHLRTRFELALTLLHLKSLLGQ; via the coding sequence ATGATCGATCGCATAATAACATTCAGTGTACGCAATAAACTGATCACCGGTCTGCTGCTCTTGGCCCTTATCGGCTGGGGTGCTTATTCCGTGAGCCGATTACCCATCGACGCACTGCCCGATGTCACCAATAACCAAGTGCTGGTGAATACCATTGCGCCCAACCTTGCCACGCAAGAGGTGGAGAAATTCATCACCTTCCCCTTGGAACAGGCCTTCAAGAACCTGCCGGATGTAGTGGAACTACGCAGCGTTTCGCGCAGCGGCCTTTCGGTGATCACCGTAGTGTTCAAGGATGCCTTGGACCCGAACCTTGCACGGCAATGGGTAGGCGAACGCATTCTACAGGTGCAGGCCAACATACCACCGGGTTATGGCACACCGGAGATCGCACCGCCAACGACGGGTACGGGCGAGATCTACCAATACACACTGGCCGTGGACAGTGCACACAAGGATAAGTACGACCTGATCGAACTACGCACCTTGCAGGACTGGGTGGTGCGCCAGCACTTGCTCGGCGTGCCCGGCGTGATCGATGTGAGCAGCTTCGGCGGTCTGTTGAAACAGTATGAAGTAAGCGTGGATGCACGGCGTTTGGCAGGAGCGAAACTTTCATTGTTGGATGTGTTCGCCGCCTTGCAGAACAACAACAGCAACACCGGCGGTAGCTACATCGAGAAAGGACCGAACATCTACTTCATCCGCGGCGAAGGATTAGTGACCTCGCTGAAGGACATGGAGAACATCGTGGTGAGTTCACGTGGCGGCAGTCCGGTGCGGATCCGCGATGTGGCCGAAGTGCGCTTTGGGCACGCGGTGCGCTACGGTGCACTTACCCGCAATGGCGAGGGAGAAGCAGTAGGTGGTGTTGTACTGATGCTGAAAGGAGCGAACGCCTTGGCGACCGTTACCGCTGTGAAGGAACGCATGGTCGATGTACAGCACAGTCTACCGGAAGGCGTACACATTGATGCATTCGTGGATCGCGCGAAATTGGTGAACAAGACCATCGGTACCGTAGAGCACAACTTGCTGATGGGTGCGTTGATCGTGATCGGTGTGCTGATCCTCTTGCTCGGCAATTGGAGAGCCGGATTGATCGTTGCTACGGTGATCCCCTTGGCGTTGCTCTTCGCGATCTCATGCATGGTGGTGGCCGGGCAAAGTGCGAACCTGATGAGCATGGGTGCGCTGGATTTCGGATTGATCGTGGACGGTGCCGTGATCGTGGTGGAAGGAATGATGTTCGCCTTGCACCAACGCTTCGGAGGTCAACGACTTTCGCGCGAGTGCATGGATGATGAAACGATCACCAGTGCGGGCAGCATCATGAAGAGCGCCGTGTTCGGGCAGGTCATCATCCTGATCGTGTACGTTCCCATTTTCGCGCTGATCGGTGTGGAAGGAAAGATGTTCCGGCCGATGGCGTTCACGGTGAGTTTCGCGATCATCGGTGCACTGATCCTTAGTCTTACCTATGTGCCTTGGGCAACGTCGATCTTCCTAAGCAAGGACATTCCTAAAGGGGAAAGCTGGAGCGAACGCATGATCCACCGGTTGCAGAACTGGTACGCGCCGAAGTTGCGTTTCCTGTTGCATCATCACCGCATGGTGCTCGGCAGTGCGCTGCTGTTGTTCCTTGTGGCCATGGTCGCTTTCGATCGCTTGGGAGGTGAGTTCATTCCGGAATTGGACGAGGGGGATTTCGCTACCAACGTCGTGATCCGGCAGGGCAGCAATCTGAGCGAGAGCATTCAGGTAAGTAATGAACTGGCACGGATACTTATGAAGAACTTCCCCGAGGTGAAAGAGGTGGTGGGCAAGATCGGATCCAGCGAAATACCTACGGATCCCATGCCGATCGAAAGCCAGGACCTCTTGATCGTGATGAAGGACAAGGACCAGTGGGTAACCACCAAGGACCGTGAACACATGGCCGATCTGATGAGCGAAAAAATGAACGTGATACCCGGTTTGAACTTGAGCTTTGAACAACCCATCCAAATGCGGTTCAACGAGTTGATCGCCGGTGTTAAAAGCGATATCGCCGTGAAGATCTATGGAGATGATCTGGATCAATTGTTCAAGAGCGGGAATGAAGTGGCCGCGCTGATCGGCACCATCGACGGTGCCACGGATATCAAGGTAGAACAGGTGGTAGGTATGCCTCAATTGGTGGTGAACTATGATCGCGAACGCGTAGCGCAGTACGGTCTCAACATCGCCGATCTCAACCGTGTGCTCAATACCGCGCTGGCCGGTGGACATGCAGGTGTGGTGTATGAAGGGGAACGTCGTTTCGACCTTGTGGTACGCTTGGCGGATATGCGCGATGCGGATGCCGACAAGGTGAAAAGCATATTGGTTCCATTGCCCAATGGTGCGCAGATGCCGCTTGGCCAGTTGGCCGAGATCGGTTTCCAAAGTGCCCCTGCGCAAGTGAGCCGCGAGAACGGCGCACGGCGCATCGTCGTGGAGACCAACGTGCGCGGTCGCGATATCCAAAGTGTAGCCAAGGACATCCAGAAAGCGATCGATGCGAAGTTGAAATTACCGACGGGTTACTTCGTGGAATACGGCGGAACGTTCAAGAACCTGGAACAAGCAAGTGCGCGGTTGATGCTCACCGTGCCGCTTGCCTTGGCATTGATCTTCATTCTCCTGTTCTTCGCATTCGGTTCGGTGAAGCAAGCGCTGATCATCTTCAGTGCAGTGCCACTCGCAGCAGTCGGTGGCGTATTCGCACTTTCGATCCGCTCACTTGATTTCAGTATCAGTGCAGGCATCGGATTCATCGCACTCTTCGGTGTAGCGGTGTTGAACGGCATTGTACTGATCAGCTACTTCGATCAGTTGGAGCGATCCCGTGACGCAGCATTGGATGACGGATCCGGCATAACGGATGATGAAAAGGCTGAACGCATTACTGAACGTGTGATCAGCGGAACGCTCGCGCGGCTGCGTCCAGTACTCGCGACAGCGGCAGTGGCATCGCTCGGTTTTCTACCGATGGCATTAAGCAACAGTGAGGGCAGTGAAGTACAACGTCCCTTGGCCACCGTGGTGATCGGCGGTCTGATCAGTTCCACGCTGCTGACGCTCGTTGTATTGCCGGTGCTCTATCATCTTGTGTATACCCGCAGGCGCAAACGGTCATCCGGTACGTCAGCGACCGTCGTACCCGCATTGTTGCTCCTGCTCTTCGTTGGAACAAGTGCCCAAGCGCAAGTGCTTCCGCTGGACAGCGCAGTGAGCCGCGCGTTGCGAACGCATCCTACAATTACCGCAGCCGAGTTGAATGTTCAACAGCAGGAGGTCCTGCGCAGAACAGCGTTCCAGCTCAACCCGATCAATGCGCAATACCAGCACGGGCAGATCAATAGCGGGTATGCGCGCGACTTCAATCTGCAGGCCACTACCGGGATCGATTTCCCTACGGTGATCGCGCAACGTGCGGCCTACCTGAAAGAAAGTTTACGCTTGGCGGAAGCGGATCAGTTGACCACACGGAGCGTGGTGAAGGAGAGTGCAGGCGGTGCCTATTTGCAATGGACCATGGCCGCAGAGCAGATCGCATTGCTGAAACGCTTGGACACCATCTATTCACGACTTGCAACCTATGCCGACCGCAAGTTCGAAGTAGGACAGACGGGCAGATTGGAGAAGGTGAGTGCGCAAAGCAGTGCTGACCAGATAGCCATTGAATTGCGCAGGGCGGAAGGCGATCTTGCAGTCTACCAAGCCGAACTGGAACGCTGGACCGGTGGATTGAACGGCGCACTACCGGACACGAATTCGATGACCCTTCTTGCGCACGCACCGGATCCCGATGTTGGCATGGATCCCGTTCTACTGCAAGAACAACAGCGTGTCGCACTCGCAGAGAAAGCCTGGAAATTGGAACGCAGTCAGTGGGCACCCAGCTTGCAAGGTGGCGGATTCTACCAGAGCCTGGATGGTCTTTCACCCTTCAGCGGATACCTGATCGGTGCATCGATGCCACTACCCGGCAGCGGACAAGGAGTGCGCACAAAAGCTGCGCGCTTGCGCAGCGAGATCGCACAACAACAGTTCGAGGATGTCCGTCGCACCCGCAGTACGGAGCTGATACGAACGCGCACACGGCTGGTGCAATTGCGCGAGAACCTTGCGTACTACGAAGGCACCGGAACTGCACTGGCATCAACACTTCGCGGCGATGCCGAACGCGCATATCTCAACGGCGATGTCGGTTACATGGAATTCATACAAGGGGTCGATCGCTCCTACCGCATCGATAGCGAACACTTGCGCACACGATTCGAGCTCGCGCTTACACTGCTTCATTTAAAGAGTTTACTAGGCCAATAA
- a CDS encoding ABC transporter ATP-binding protein has product MSSEVNALEVVKVSKSFHDPVTVKVLKEVSLELKRGEFVSITGKSGCGKSTLLYILSTMDTDYEGELLIDGEATRGKSGSRLARIRNEKIGFVFQFHYLLTEFSVLHNVMLPGLKLGKKSKAEVEHRAMELLKELDIGEQALKSANQISGGQKQRVAIARALINDPLIIMGDEPTGNLDSKNSEIVFEIFQRIASEHKRSLLVVTHDEDFAKRTDRIIEMDDGRVV; this is encoded by the coding sequence ATGAGCAGTGAAGTGAATGCATTGGAAGTGGTGAAGGTGAGCAAGTCCTTCCATGATCCGGTTACGGTGAAAGTGCTGAAGGAGGTCTCGTTGGAATTGAAGCGCGGGGAGTTCGTGAGCATCACCGGAAAGAGCGGCTGTGGCAAAAGCACGTTGTTGTACATCCTCAGTACCATGGATACGGACTACGAGGGCGAGTTGCTCATCGATGGCGAAGCGACCCGTGGAAAGTCGGGATCACGGTTGGCGCGTATCCGCAATGAAAAGATCGGCTTCGTTTTCCAGTTCCATTACTTGCTTACGGAGTTCAGTGTGTTGCACAATGTGATGTTGCCGGGTTTGAAGCTGGGTAAGAAAAGCAAGGCGGAAGTTGAACACCGCGCCATGGAGTTGCTCAAGGAATTGGATATCGGTGAACAAGCATTGAAAAGTGCCAACCAGATCAGCGGTGGCCAGAAGCAGCGGGTAGCGATCGCACGTGCGTTGATCAATGATCCGCTCATCATCATGGGCGATGAACCCACCGGTAACCTGGATAGCAAGAACAGCGAGATCGTATTCGAGATCTTCCAACGGATCGCTTCGGAACACAAGCGCAGTTTATTGGTGGTCACCCACGATGAGGATTTCGCAAAGCGCACGGACAGGATCATTGAAATGGATGATGGCAGGGTGGTGTGA
- a CDS encoding ABC transporter permease, whose protein sequence is MQLLIDIAITLLRAKLRQSIVAAVGVMFSIAMFVTLLGFMNGLNTLLDGLILNRTPHVRLYNELHPSTEQPIEKAFHHTGDSTHHFIRSIKPKDDLPRLRNATAIMSALENDERVLAVSPRLVAQVLFNIGTTDLNGIVNGVDVMKEVQYYTFNDYLVQGDPSDLATSNNTIVLGKGLAELMEAKIGDVVQVTTATGDRAMLRVVGYFQSGMADYDKVQCFANIKTVQKLLVRPGSYLTDINVKLHDIADAPAMAKEFTSRFGVQAVDIQTANAQFETGSDVRNIISYAVGIVLLIVAGFGIYNILNMMIYEKLDAIAILKATGFNGSDVRTIFLLLSIIIGIVGAVGGLVVGIGLQLVVDNTPFVTAALPTITTFPIDYSISYYVIAVTFALLTTWVAGWFPASKASQIDPVEIIRGK, encoded by the coding sequence ATGCAACTGCTGATCGACATCGCCATTACGTTATTGCGGGCCAAGTTGCGACAGAGCATCGTGGCAGCGGTGGGTGTCATGTTCAGCATTGCCATGTTCGTTACGCTCTTGGGTTTCATGAACGGCTTGAACACGTTGTTGGATGGTCTTATCCTGAACCGGACACCGCACGTTCGTTTGTACAATGAACTGCATCCTTCAACAGAGCAGCCCATCGAAAAAGCATTCCATCACACGGGTGATAGCACGCATCATTTCATCCGTAGCATTAAACCAAAGGACGACCTACCGCGTTTGCGCAATGCAACGGCGATCATGTCCGCATTAGAGAATGATGAACGTGTGCTTGCTGTTTCACCACGGCTGGTAGCGCAGGTGCTGTTCAATATCGGCACCACTGATCTGAACGGGATCGTGAACGGCGTGGATGTCATGAAGGAAGTGCAGTACTACACCTTCAATGATTACCTGGTGCAAGGTGATCCGAGCGATCTCGCGACAAGCAACAACACCATCGTACTGGGCAAAGGGTTGGCGGAGCTGATGGAAGCAAAGATCGGCGATGTGGTGCAGGTGACCACCGCAACCGGCGACCGTGCAATGCTGCGCGTGGTGGGCTACTTCCAAAGTGGTATGGCGGACTACGACAAAGTGCAGTGCTTCGCGAACATCAAGACGGTGCAGAAATTATTGGTGCGCCCCGGAAGTTACCTCACGGACATCAATGTGAAGTTGCATGACATTGCGGATGCGCCTGCCATGGCGAAGGAATTCACATCGCGCTTTGGTGTGCAGGCCGTCGACATACAAACGGCAAATGCGCAGTTCGAAACAGGTAGCGATGTGCGCAACATCATCAGCTACGCAGTGGGCATTGTTCTGTTGATCGTAGCGGGCTTCGGCATCTACAACATCCTGAACATGATGATCTATGAAAAGCTCGATGCGATCGCGATCCTCAAGGCAACCGGTTTCAATGGCAGCGATGTGCGCACGATCTTCTTGTTGCTCAGCATCATCATCGGCATAGTTGGAGCGGTGGGTGGATTGGTAGTTGGAATAGGCTTACAATTAGTGGTCGACAACACTCCTTTCGTAACAGCTGCTTTGCCAACGATCACCACCTTCCCGATCGACTACTCGATCAGTTACTATGTCATAGCAGTAACCTTTGCTTTGCTCACCACCTGGGTGGCAGGATGGTTCCCGGCCAGTAAGGCCAGCCAGATAGACCCAGTAGAGATCATCCGCGGAAAATGA